A single Bremerella cremea DNA region contains:
- a CDS encoding class I SAM-dependent methyltransferase, producing the protein MIRASKTDQAWKQWGETDPYYGVITDDKFRSDNLDEQSRHDFFQTGQQSVAHVLQLCRQHIQPNFEPKSVLDYGCGVGRMALAFAQHTQHVIGIDVSEGMLTEAQLNKERLGVTNIELLKIEGTQLPTDKKFDLVHSYIVLQHINPQQGIEIFRQLIDRIAEGGIGAIQLAYSHEKFACDDGLAPRLPSLRTIWRSVWANSILRRKLGALLGSSKPPQMQMNPYQLNKIFFLLQSAGIQDLHVEFTNHGGHLGTFLIFRKPA; encoded by the coding sequence ATGATACGCGCATCAAAAACCGATCAGGCCTGGAAACAGTGGGGCGAAACAGATCCTTACTATGGGGTCATCACCGACGACAAGTTTCGCTCCGATAACCTGGACGAACAATCACGACACGACTTCTTTCAAACCGGCCAGCAAAGCGTCGCTCATGTTCTGCAGCTATGCCGCCAGCACATTCAGCCTAATTTTGAGCCGAAATCCGTGCTCGATTATGGTTGTGGGGTAGGGCGGATGGCACTCGCTTTTGCCCAGCATACGCAACACGTAATTGGAATTGATGTTTCTGAGGGGATGCTAACAGAGGCCCAACTCAATAAAGAACGACTGGGGGTCACGAATATCGAGTTACTCAAGATTGAAGGCACCCAACTTCCTACCGATAAGAAATTTGATCTCGTCCACTCGTACATTGTGCTTCAACATATCAATCCCCAACAAGGCATCGAGATCTTTCGGCAACTTATCGATAGGATTGCAGAGGGGGGCATCGGGGCGATTCAGCTCGCCTACTCTCACGAAAAATTCGCCTGCGATGACGGGCTCGCTCCTCGTTTACCCTCCCTTCGGACCATTTGGCGGTCAGTCTGGGCAAATTCAATTCTGCGTAGAAAGCTCGGGGCTTTGTTAGGATCTTCCAAGCCCCCGCAGATGCAGATGAACCCATATCAACTCAACAAAATCTTCTTTCTGCTACAAAGCGCCGGCATTCAAGACCTCCATGTCGAGTTCACCAATCATGGTGGCCATCTAGGCACTTTTTTAATCTTCCGGAAACCGGCCTAG